A stretch of Canis lupus baileyi chromosome 2, mCanLup2.hap1, whole genome shotgun sequence DNA encodes these proteins:
- the SYNM gene encoding synemin: protein MLSWRLHTGPEKAELQELNARLYDYVCRVRELERENLLLEEELRGRRGQEALWAEGQARFAEEARGLRQQLDELSWATALAEGERDALRRELWELRRLGDEERAARGRLDAELGAQRRELQEALGARAALEELLGRLRAERRGLEAAHEQDVRELRARAARLTLSYRARAPGPGPGPGPAAPPPRLREVRDGYALLVAEAWRETARLYEDEVRGLEEALRRGQESRREAEEETRLCAQEAEALRREALELERLRALLEQELLRVRGEYELQAEERQRVITCLEDEKAALTLAMADRLREYQELVQVKNGLSLEVATYRALLEGESDPEILILTECIENMPQELRSTPYRYTNTMLQKENERNLFARQKALAASFSHSPVRRSHLVPQSTVGSAAGRGFLGSEYSSRTTSRQETTYEKATNSHEKTAKGHTSFRTFSPTRGLLRDTEAPVKTFPDRPRTAGTKDASTPEAKEPANAQKSSRECRDDVSAGASRSTWSSERTVIVGQKTEANAMREQDRNRPGAVQMKREEKMFDSKERASEERNLRWEELTKLDKEARTRESQQLRDKERGKEPVKEKSAREREVPISLEVSRDSSPQAARRTLQTLLQEDARDGVGTQEARSRLGPGVPTSSLKGESTTETVAENIVSSILKQFTQSPDTEASATSFPDTKVTYMDRKELPGDRKTKTEIVVESRLTEEVDVSDEAGLDYLLSKNVKEVDMKGKSAERMLGDIINLGLKGREGRAKVVNVEIIEEPMSYVSGEKAEFSTPFEVEEVDDMSPASKGLVEEEESYGEADVTVSGRQHKKTKRPPENETRVEEVMEASDSEGGEQSYFVSTPDEHPGAQDRDEGSVYGQIHIEEESTIRYSWQDEIVPGTRRRIQKDAVSGEAVVKPADVFEPSHGEDVGFIHWTEQVRSGEFHAEPTIIEKEIQIPPEFHTSIQGAAKEPRRQLVEVIGQLEESLPERMKEELSALTRDSQGSPENVSVDVKKVHTAGGRSVTLVAQVNLSKTVDANQLDLEELSRDEAGEIEKAVESVVRDSLARPPGSPDRESAAEVPAAGLGFKRWATQELYRPSGEGDRAGPASPGTEAAVPQGPVSATVEVTSPRGFGQSHVLEDVSRSVRRVTVGPARVWRTEQVSREGPTAQVVEVDVSDAEATPRWTQETTVFFPGGTEAAVQGAPDPGAWRDVGGASAWVASVSFQGSAGDGRQVPGDQAKEQAEFDKTVQLQRMVDQRSVISDEKKVALLYLDNQEEESEGHWF, encoded by the exons ATGCTCTCCTGGCGGCTGCACACGGGCCCCGAGAAGGCCGAGCTGCAGGAGCTCAACGCGCGGCTCTACGACTACGTGTGCCGGGTGCGGGAGCTGGAGCGCGAAAACCTGCTCCTGGAGGAGGAGCTGCGCGGCCGGCGCGGGCAGGAGGCCTTGTGGGCCGAGGGGCAGGCCCGCTTCGCCGAGGAGGCGCGCGGCTTGCGGCAGCAGCTGGACGAGCTGAGTTGGGCCACGGCGCTGGCCGAGGGCGAGCGCGACGCGCTGCGGCGCGAGCTGTGGGAGCTGCGGCGGCTGGGCGACGAGGAGCGCGCGGCCCGCGGCCGCCTGGACGCCGAGCTGGGCGCGCAGCGGCGCGAGCTGCAGGAGGCGCTGGGCGCGCGCGCCGCCCTCGAGGAGCTGCTGGGCCGTCTGCGGGCCGAGCGCCGCGGCCTCGAGGCGGCCCACGAGCAGGACGTGCGGGAGCTGCGCGCGCGCGCCGCCCGCCTGACCCTGAGCtaccgcgcccgcgcccccggccccggccccggccccggccccgccgcgcccccgccgcgcctgCGGGAGGTGCGCGACGGCTACGCGCTGCTGGTGGCCGAGGCGTGGCGGGAGACGGCGCGGCTGTACGAGGACGAGGTGCGCGGGCTGGAGGAGGCGCTGCGGCGCGGCCAGGAGAGCCGGCGCGAGGCCGAGGAGGAGACGCGGCTGTGCGCGCAGGAGGCCGAGGCGCTGAGGCGCGAGGCGCTGGAGCTGGAGCGGCTGCGCGCGCTGCTGGAGCAGGAGCTGCTGCGGGTGCGGGGGGAGTACGAGCTGCAGGCGGAGGAGCGGCAG AGAGTGATCACCTGCCTGGAGGATGAGAAGGCGGCCCTCACCTTGGCCATGGCTGATCGGCTGCGGGAGTATCAGGAGCTTGTGCAGGTGAAGAATGGCCTCAGCCTGGAGGTGGCCACGTATCG aGCCTTACTGGAAGGAGAGAGTGATCCAGAGATATTGATCTTGACTGAATGCATTGAAAACATGCCGCAAG AGCTCAGGAGCACGCCCTATCGATACACCAACACGATGttacagaaggaaaatgaaaggaatcTGTTTGCGAGGCAGAAAGCCCTGGCGGCCAGCTTCAGCCACAGCCCAGTGCGGCGCTCTCACCTGGTGCCACAGTCCACCGTGGGAAGTGCTGCCGGAAGAGGCTTCCTAGGCTCAGAATATTCTTCCCGTACCACCAGCCGGCAGGAAACAACTTACGAAAAAGCTACCAACTCTCATGAGAAAACTGCCAAGGGTCACACCAGCTTCAGAACTTTCTCTCCCACGCGTGGTCTTTTAAGAGATACAGAAGCTCCCGTGAAAACATTCCCCGATAGGCCCAGGACTGCGGGTACGAAAGATGCCTCCACTCCTGAAGCCAAAGAGCCTGCCAATGCCCAAAAGTCCTCCCGAGAATGCCGGGATGATGTGTCAGCAGGTGCTTCCAGAAGCACCTGGTCAAGCGAGAGGACCGTCATTGTGGGACAGAAGACAGAAGCTAATGCCATGAGGGAGCAAGACAGAAACAGGCCAGGAGCTGTCCAGATGAAGCGAGAAGAGAAAATGTTCGATTCCAAGGAGAGGGCTTCAGAGGAGAGAAACCTACGGTGGGAAGAGCTGACAAAGTTAGATAAAGAAGCAAGAACGAGAGAGAGCCAGCAACTGAGAgataaggagagagggaaggagccagtgaaggaaaaaagtgcaagagaaagagaggtgcCGATCAGTCTAGAAGTCTCCCGGGATAGCTCACCACAGGCGGCCCGGAGAACTTTGCAGACGCTGCTGCAGGAGGACGCACGTGACGGTGTGGGGACCCAGGAGGCCCGCTCCAGGCTGGGCCCCGGTGTCCCCACCAGCTCCCTGAAAGGCGAGTCCACCACCGAAACCGTGGCTGAAAACATCGTGTCCAGTATCCTGAAGCAGTTTACCCAGTCTCCGGATACAGAGGCATCTGCCACTTCTTTTCCAGACACGAAGGTCACGTACATGGACAGGAAAGAGCTCCCCGGGGACAGGAAAACTAAGACCGAGATCGTTGTGGAGTCGAGGCTGACGGAGGAGGTGGACGTTTCAGACGAAGCTGGCCTGGACTACCTTCTGAGCAAGAATGTGAAGGAGGTGGACATGAAAGGGAAGTCGGCCGAGCGGATGCTAGGAGACATAATCAACCTGGGGctgaagggaagagaggggagggcCAAGGTGGTCAACGTGGAGATCATCGAGGAACCCATGAGCTATGTCAGTGGTGAGAAGGCAGAGTTTTCTACCCCATTCGAAGTGGAGGAGGTGGATGACATGTCTCCCGCCTCCAAGGGGCTCGTTGAGGAAGAAGAGAGTTATGGAGAAGCGGACGTCACGGTCTCTGGTCGTCAGCATAAGAAGACCAAGCGGCCTCCTGAGAATGAAACCCGAGTTGAAGAAGTCATGGAGGCCAGTGACTCGGAGGGAGGAGAACAGAGTTATTTTGTGTCAACACCAGATGAGCACCCCGGGGCGCAGGACAGGGATGAGGGCTCCGTGTATGGGCAGATCCACATCGAAGAGGAATCCACCATCAGGTACTCTTGGCAAGACGAGATTGTGCCAGGGACTCGGAGAAGGATCCAGAAGGATGCCGTGTCGGGGGAGGCAGTCGTGAAGCCAGCGGATGTCTTTGAACCCTCTCATGGGGAGGACGTGGGCTTTATTCACTGGACGGAACAGGTTAGAAGTGGTGAATTTCATGCCGAACCCACCATCATTGAGAAGGAGATCCAGATACCACCTGAGTTCCACACGTCCATCCAGGGGGCCGCCAAGGAACCCAGACGCCAGCTGGTAGAGGTGATCGGGCAGCTGGAAGAAAGCCTTCCGGAGCGCATGAAGGAGGAGCTCTCTGCCCTCACCAGAGACAGTCAGGGCAGCCCGGAGAACGTCTCTGTCGATGTAAAGAAAGTCCACACCGCTGGTGGTAGGTCCGTGACCTTGGTTGCCCAAGTCAACCTCTCGAAAACCGTGGACGCCAATCAGCTAGACCTGGAGGAGCTGAGCAGAGATGAGGCCGGGGAAATCGAGAAGGCCGTGGAGTCAGTGGTACGGGACAGCTTGGCCAGGCCGCCCGGAAGCCCGGACAGGGAGAGTGCAGCCGAGGTCCCGGCCGCTGGCCTTGGCTTCAagcgctgggccacccaggaactGTACCGCCCCTCCGGGGAGGGGGACCGGGCCGGCCCGGCCTCTCCCGGCACCGAGGCCGCCGTGCCCCAGGGCCCCGTGTCAGCCACCGTGGAGGTCACCAGCCCGAGGGGCTTCGGCCAGTCACACGTGCTAGAGGATGTCAGCCGCTCTGTCAGGCGAGTCACAGTAGGCCCCGCCAGAGTCTGGAGGACGGAGCAAGTCTCTCGAGAAGGACCCACTGCGCAGGTGGTGGAG GTGGATGTGAGCGATGCAGAGGCGACCCCCCGCTGGACGCAAGAGACCACAGTCTTCTTCCCAGGGGGGACAGAAGCGGCAGTGCAGGGCGCCCCTGACCCCGGTGCCTGGAGGGACGTGGGTGGGGCAAGCGCCTGGGTGGCCAGTGTGAGTTTCCAGGGCTCTGCCGGGGACGGACGCCAGGTCCCCGGAGACCAGGCCAAGGAGCAGGCTGAGTTTGACAAGACGGTGCAGCTCCAGAGGATGGTTGACCAAAGGTCGGTGATTTCGGATGAAAAGAAAGTTGCCCTCCTCTATCTAGACAACCAGGAGGAGGAGAGTGAGGGACACTGGTTTTGA